From a single Mycolicibacterium mengxianglii genomic region:
- the carD gene encoding RNA polymerase-binding transcription factor CarD has protein sequence MIFKVGDTVVYPHHGAALIEAIETRTIKGEQREYLVLKVSQGDLTVRVPADNAEYVGVRDVVGQEGLDKVFQVLRAPHTEEPTNWSRRYKANLEKLASGDVNKVAEVVRDLWRRDQERGLSAGEKRMLAKARQILVGELALAENTDDAKADVILEEVLAAAS, from the coding sequence ATGATTTTCAAGGTCGGAGACACCGTTGTCTATCCACATCACGGTGCTGCGTTGATCGAGGCGATCGAAACCCGGACCATCAAGGGCGAGCAGAGGGAATACCTCGTTCTGAAGGTTTCCCAGGGCGATCTCACCGTTCGTGTTCCCGCGGACAACGCTGAGTATGTCGGTGTCCGGGATGTTGTCGGGCAAGAGGGTCTGGACAAGGTCTTCCAGGTGCTGCGCGCGCCTCATACCGAGGAGCCGACCAACTGGTCGCGCCGGTACAAGGCCAATCTGGAGAAGCTGGCGTCGGGCGACGTGAACAAAGTCGCCGAGGTCGTGCGTGATCTGTGGCGTCGTGACCAGGAACGTGGTCTGTCTGCCGGCGAGAAGCGCATGTTGGCGAAGGCCCGGCAGATTCTCGTCGGCGAACTCGCGCTCGCGGAGAACACTGATGATGCAAAAGCT